A genomic stretch from Mycobacterium malmoense includes:
- a CDS encoding S9 family peptidase: MTDAPRPPVAKRVETRREHHGDVFVDPYEWLRDKADPEVIAYLEAENDYTDRTTAHLEPLRQQIFDEIKARTKETDLSVPTRQGNWWYYARTFEGKQYRVQCRCPITDPDDWNPPALDENTEIPGEQILLDSNAEAQGHDFFALGAALVSLDANLLAYSVDTVGDERYALRFRDLRTGENYPDEIPDIGAGVTWAADNRTVYYVTLDAAHRPDKVWRYRLGSGEPSELVYHEADERFWLGAGLTRSEKYVIIASGSSVTSEFRYADSADPDAEFTVVLPRREGIEYSVEHAVVGGQDRFLILHNDGAVNFTLTEAPVSDPARQRTLIGHRDDVRLDGVDAFAGHLVVSYRRAALPRIQLWPIDPDGGYGEPEEISFDSELMSAGLGGNPNWESPKLRIRAGSLVTPTQIYDVDFATGERTLLREQPVLGGYRPADYVERRDWAPADDGTRIPVSIVYRAGIEFPAPALLYGYGAYEICTDPSFSIARLSLLDRGMVFAVAHVRGGGEMGRPWYEHGKLLEKKNTFTDFVAVARHLVDSGLTRPQNLVALGGSAGGLLMGAVANLAPDLFVGILAQVPFVDPLTTILDPSLPLTVTEWDEWGNPLSDGDVYFYMKSYSPYENVEAKRYPAILAMTSLNDTRVYYVEPAKWVAALRHVNTDGNPILLKTQMNAGHGGVSGRYEAWKETAFQYAWLLAAADRDRYGGGQEDDLDRRPQG, from the coding sequence ATGACCGATGCACCCCGACCGCCCGTCGCCAAACGGGTGGAGACCCGGCGCGAGCATCACGGTGACGTCTTCGTCGACCCGTACGAATGGCTACGCGACAAGGCAGACCCCGAAGTGATCGCCTACCTCGAGGCCGAAAACGACTATACCGATCGGACGACGGCCCACCTTGAACCGTTGCGGCAGCAGATATTCGACGAGATCAAGGCGCGCACCAAGGAAACCGACCTGTCGGTGCCCACTCGGCAGGGCAACTGGTGGTACTACGCCCGTACCTTCGAGGGAAAGCAGTACCGCGTCCAGTGCCGTTGTCCGATAACCGATCCCGACGACTGGAATCCTCCGGCCCTGGACGAGAACACCGAAATACCCGGTGAACAGATCTTGCTCGACTCGAACGCCGAGGCGCAGGGGCACGACTTCTTCGCGCTGGGCGCCGCGCTGGTGAGCCTGGATGCCAACCTGCTGGCGTACTCCGTCGATACCGTCGGCGACGAGCGATATGCCCTGCGGTTCAGGGACTTACGCACCGGCGAGAACTACCCTGACGAAATTCCCGATATCGGGGCCGGAGTGACCTGGGCCGCCGACAACCGCACCGTGTACTACGTGACCCTGGACGCCGCCCACCGTCCCGACAAGGTGTGGCGGTATCGGCTCGGCTCCGGCGAACCATCGGAGCTGGTGTATCACGAAGCCGACGAACGCTTCTGGCTGGGAGCGGGGCTCACCCGAAGCGAGAAGTACGTGATCATTGCCTCGGGCTCGTCCGTCACCTCCGAGTTCCGTTACGCCGACTCCGCCGACCCCGACGCGGAATTCACCGTCGTGCTGCCGCGACGCGAAGGCATCGAGTATTCGGTGGAGCACGCGGTGGTCGGCGGGCAGGACCGATTCTTGATCCTGCACAACGACGGCGCGGTGAACTTCACGCTCACCGAGGCCCCGGTCAGCGATCCGGCGCGGCAACGCACCCTGATCGGCCACCGCGACGACGTCCGGCTCGACGGTGTGGATGCCTTCGCCGGCCATCTGGTGGTCAGCTACCGTCGTGCGGCGTTGCCCCGGATCCAGCTGTGGCCCATCGACCCTGACGGCGGCTACGGTGAGCCCGAGGAGATCTCGTTCGATTCCGAGCTGATGTCGGCCGGCCTGGGTGGCAATCCCAACTGGGAGTCGCCCAAGCTGCGGATCAGGGCGGGATCATTGGTGACGCCGACGCAAATCTACGATGTCGACTTTGCCACCGGTGAGCGCACCCTGCTGCGCGAGCAACCCGTGCTCGGCGGCTATCGGCCCGCCGACTATGTTGAACGGCGCGATTGGGCGCCGGCAGACGATGGCACCCGGATCCCGGTGTCGATCGTGTACCGCGCCGGCATCGAGTTTCCAGCGCCAGCGCTGCTATACGGCTACGGCGCCTACGAGATTTGCACCGATCCAAGCTTTTCCATCGCACGGTTGTCGCTGCTGGACCGCGGCATGGTGTTCGCCGTCGCCCACGTCCGCGGCGGCGGAGAGATGGGCCGGCCGTGGTACGAGCACGGCAAACTGTTGGAGAAAAAGAACACCTTCACCGACTTTGTTGCGGTGGCAAGGCATCTGGTCGATTCGGGCCTGACCCGGCCGCAGAACCTGGTGGCGTTGGGAGGCAGCGCGGGCGGCCTGCTGATGGGCGCGGTAGCCAACTTGGCGCCGGATCTGTTTGTCGGGATTCTCGCACAAGTCCCGTTCGTCGACCCACTGACCACCATCCTGGATCCCTCCTTGCCGCTGACAGTCACCGAATGGGACGAATGGGGAAACCCGTTGAGCGACGGTGACGTTTACTTCTATATGAAGTCGTATTCGCCCTATGAGAATGTCGAGGCCAAACGTTACCCGGCCATCCTGGCGATGACGTCCCTGAACGACACCAGGGTCTACTACGTCGAGCCGGCCAAATGGGTTGCGGCGCTGCGGCACGTCAACACCGACGGGAACCCGATTCTGTTGAAGACCCAGATGAACGCGGGGCACGGCGGCGTCAGCGGTCGCTACGAGGCTTGGAAGGAAACCGCATTCCAGTACGCGTGGCTGCTAGCCGCTGCCGACCGCGACCGCTATGGCGGCGGCCAGGAAGACGACCTCGATCGCCGTCCGCAGGGGTAG
- a CDS encoding phosphoribosylaminoimidazolesuccinocarboxamide synthase: MRPALSDYRHLASGKVREIYRVDDEHLLLVATDRISAYDYVLDSTIPDKGRILTAMSVFFFGLVDAPNHLAGPPDDPRIPDEALGRALVVRRLEMLPVECVARGYLTGSGLLDYQATGKVCGIALPPGLVEASKFATPLFTPATKAALGDHDENISFARVIEMVGAVRANQLRDRTLEIYVQAADHALTKGIIIADTKFEFGADRDGNLLLADEIFTPDSSRYWPAEGYRSGVIQTSFDKQFVRNWLTSPESGWDRHGSQPPPPLPEDIIDATRARYIEAYERISGLRFDDWIGPGA, encoded by the coding sequence ATGCGCCCCGCACTGTCCGACTACCGGCATCTGGCCAGCGGCAAGGTCCGCGAGATCTATCGCGTCGACGACGAGCACCTGCTGCTGGTCGCGACCGACCGGATCTCGGCCTACGACTACGTCCTCGACAGCACCATCCCGGACAAGGGCCGCATCCTGACCGCGATGAGCGTGTTCTTCTTCGGCCTCGTTGACGCCCCCAACCACCTGGCCGGGCCGCCGGACGACCCGCGGATTCCCGACGAGGCGCTCGGCCGCGCGTTGGTGGTGCGCCGGCTGGAGATGCTTCCGGTGGAATGCGTGGCTCGCGGTTATCTGACCGGCTCCGGACTGCTGGACTACCAGGCGACCGGAAAGGTCTGTGGCATCGCGCTGCCGCCGGGTCTGGTCGAGGCCAGCAAGTTCGCGACGCCGCTGTTCACCCCGGCGACGAAAGCCGCGCTGGGGGACCACGATGAGAACATTTCGTTCGCCCGGGTGATCGAGATGGTAGGAGCGGTGCGCGCCAACCAGTTACGCGACCGCACGTTGGAGATCTATGTTCAGGCCGCCGATCACGCCCTGACGAAGGGGATCATCATCGCCGACACCAAGTTCGAATTCGGCGCCGACCGCGACGGCAACCTGCTGCTGGCCGACGAAATCTTCACCCCGGATTCCTCGCGATACTGGCCGGCCGAGGGGTACCGGTCCGGTGTGATCCAGACGAGTTTCGACAAGCAATTCGTCCGCAACTGGCTCACCAGCCCCGAGTCCGGCTGGGACCGTCACGGCTCGCAACCCCCGCCACCGCTCCCGGAGGACATCATCGACGCCACCCGCGCCCGTTATATCGAGGCTTACGAACGGATTTCGGGCCTGAGGTTCGACGACTGGATCGGCCCTGGCGCATGA
- a CDS encoding glycoside hydrolase family 172 protein: MFALLLLAIGGVAGTARAEPAITALGERVVGWDTYRRLDRLPYLSADTQTVQVSSFDRSGGDFDISTGNQNGSGGCLAFGAAGCVIAEDRGAGEVDSIWFTRDGGNVTRMGAIRIDLDGRTVIDAPLQSLVNGELGAPFVWPLVANAAQSPAGVYIKVPMPYRHSMRISVASHLQYYHVDYRRFSTADGVTTFSPSDPALDVIAALRAAGTMDPKPAAPTATHDIRAVELAAGTGLTIAEPTGPGSISALRLRLPGPADRLLNGLRLLIEFDDRTTVDSPLGEFFGAGLGTNDVRSLMFATSPQPGGSVELSAWWPMPFARTARVTLVNTTGHPVSGIDTDVVTTPDPQWAPALASGRAGYFTAHSAGGPTSLGQDWLFADERGHGKFVGVSHTIRGSRIKTSFSDDAPYFLEGAERVYTDGSASPQWYGTGTEDFYEGGWYFNNGTHFSDPLTGQPDQRTAAGGCADYCVAVYRLMLADAIGYHSAIRFGIEHGKRNMVQPDYSSTAFLYTQPDETVTPGDDVYPADPVSRLLHGYTDADAADQLLIGTYEGNDDARPIAGLVRATQAAITFHVQIPPDNHGVLLRRTSDQANGYQSADVAIDGVPVGHWIQPRSNTFHRWLDDTYLVPESFTAGKDGMTVTLTPIPSAPPWTASRYRVDSLTGP, translated from the coding sequence ATATTCGCATTGCTGCTGTTGGCGATTGGTGGTGTCGCGGGCACAGCTCGGGCCGAGCCGGCCATCACGGCACTCGGCGAAAGGGTGGTGGGCTGGGACACCTACCGTCGATTGGACCGGTTGCCGTATCTGAGCGCCGACACCCAGACCGTGCAGGTGTCGAGCTTCGATCGCAGCGGCGGCGATTTCGACATCTCGACCGGCAACCAGAACGGCAGCGGCGGATGTCTGGCGTTCGGTGCTGCCGGCTGCGTCATCGCCGAGGATCGCGGTGCCGGCGAGGTTGATTCGATCTGGTTCACCCGCGACGGCGGCAATGTGACCCGGATGGGAGCGATCCGCATCGACCTGGACGGCCGGACGGTGATCGACGCGCCACTGCAGTCGCTGGTCAACGGTGAGCTGGGCGCGCCGTTCGTGTGGCCACTTGTCGCCAACGCCGCGCAGTCGCCGGCGGGCGTTTACATCAAAGTGCCGATGCCGTACCGGCATTCGATGCGGATCAGTGTCGCATCGCACCTGCAGTACTACCACGTCGACTATCGCCGGTTTTCCACTGCCGACGGCGTGACCACCTTCTCCCCCTCCGATCCGGCGCTCGACGTGATCGCGGCCCTGCGCGCCGCGGGCACGATGGATCCCAAGCCGGCGGCACCTACGGCGACGCACGACATTCGGGCCGTCGAGCTTGCGGCCGGCACCGGGCTGACGATCGCGGAACCGACGGGGCCGGGCAGCATCTCGGCGCTGCGCCTGCGGCTACCCGGACCGGCGGATCGACTCCTGAACGGATTGCGGCTGCTGATCGAGTTCGACGACCGAACCACCGTCGACTCACCGCTCGGGGAATTCTTCGGCGCCGGACTGGGCACCAACGACGTGCGATCGCTGATGTTCGCGACGAGCCCACAGCCCGGCGGCTCGGTGGAGTTGTCGGCCTGGTGGCCAATGCCTTTCGCCCGCACCGCCCGCGTCACGCTCGTCAACACGACCGGCCATCCGGTGTCCGGGATCGACACCGACGTCGTGACCACACCCGATCCCCAGTGGGCGCCCGCGCTGGCCAGCGGCCGCGCCGGCTACTTCACGGCACACTCGGCCGGCGGACCGACGTCGCTGGGTCAGGACTGGTTGTTCGCCGACGAGCGTGGCCACGGCAAGTTCGTCGGCGTCAGCCATACCATCAGGGGCTCCCGGATCAAAACGTCGTTCAGCGATGACGCCCCGTACTTTCTCGAAGGGGCCGAACGCGTGTACACCGACGGTTCCGCGTCGCCCCAGTGGTACGGGACAGGCACCGAGGACTTCTACGAGGGCGGTTGGTATTTCAACAACGGCACCCACTTCTCCGACCCGCTCACCGGCCAACCCGATCAACGCACGGCGGCCGGCGGATGTGCGGACTACTGCGTCGCCGTCTATCGGCTCATGCTCGCCGACGCCATCGGCTATCACTCCGCGATCCGCTTCGGCATCGAGCACGGCAAACGCAACATGGTCCAACCCGACTACAGCTCAACGGCATTCCTCTACACACAACCGGACGAGACCGTTACCCCCGGCGACGACGTCTACCCCGCCGATCCGGTGAGCCGACTCCTGCACGGCTATACCGACGCTGATGCCGCGGATCAATTGCTGATCGGCACGTACGAGGGGAACGACGACGCACGTCCCATCGCCGGGTTGGTCCGGGCCACCCAGGCGGCGATCACGTTCCACGTCCAGATCCCCCCGGACAACCACGGCGTCCTGCTGCGCCGCACGTCGGACCAGGCAAACGGGTATCAATCGGCCGACGTGGCCATCGACGGCGTGCCCGTCGGGCACTGGATACAGCCGCGCAGCAACACCTTTCACCGTTGGCTTGACGACACCTACCTCGTGCCCGAGTCCTTCACCGCCGGCAAAGACGGCATGACGGTCACGCTCACACCCATTCCCAGCGCCCCACCCTGGACCGCGAGCCGCTACCGCGTCGACTCGCTGACGGGTCCGTAG
- a CDS encoding RidA family protein — protein sequence MQAADGEHHTPEAHPIGERRRIGSGSPFEATIGFSRAIRCGTRVLVSGTGPVWPDGTCPDDAGLQARRCFEIIERSLAAAGARLDDVVRTRMFVTDPAAAEPVSAVHGELFGAIRPAATMVIVAGLLDDRWKVEIEAEAELPA from the coding sequence ATGCAGGCGGCGGACGGTGAACACCACACGCCGGAGGCACACCCGATCGGGGAGCGCCGGCGGATAGGTTCGGGGTCACCATTTGAGGCGACGATCGGGTTCAGTCGCGCGATCCGGTGCGGCACCCGTGTGCTGGTCTCCGGCACCGGCCCGGTCTGGCCTGATGGAACATGCCCTGACGACGCCGGCCTCCAGGCGCGCCGATGCTTCGAGATCATCGAACGGTCACTCGCGGCGGCCGGCGCGCGTCTAGACGATGTCGTCCGCACCCGCATGTTCGTCACCGACCCGGCCGCCGCCGAACCGGTCAGCGCAGTCCATGGCGAACTGTTCGGTGCCATCCGGCCGGCGGCGACCATGGTCATCGTCGCCGGTCTGCTGGATGACAGGTGGAAGGTCGAAATCGAAGCCGAAGCAGAGCTGCCCGCATAG
- a CDS encoding TetR/AcrR family transcriptional regulator, which yields MNRPSYHHGDLRAVILAEAARLVAERGADGVSLRELARSAGVSHAAPAHHFTDRRGLFTALATEGFELLAEALAKARGNFAEAALAYVRFAIDHPGHYQVMFNKSLLDAADGELAAAEAAAGAELSRGVATLRDPNARADPAGARLAAWSLVHGFSMLWLNDAVNPQVRQDDPMDTVMRIATMLFDG from the coding sequence GTGAACCGTCCGAGCTACCACCACGGCGACCTGCGCGCGGTGATCCTCGCCGAGGCCGCGCGTCTGGTGGCCGAGCGTGGCGCGGACGGAGTCTCGTTGCGGGAGTTGGCCCGTAGCGCCGGAGTGTCGCACGCCGCGCCGGCGCACCATTTCACCGATCGGCGCGGATTGTTCACCGCGCTGGCCACCGAGGGGTTCGAGCTGCTGGCCGAGGCGCTGGCCAAAGCCCGGGGCAACTTCGCCGAGGCGGCCCTGGCCTACGTGCGGTTCGCCATCGATCACCCCGGTCATTACCAGGTGATGTTCAACAAGTCGCTGCTTGACGCGGCGGACGGCGAACTGGCAGCCGCCGAGGCCGCGGCCGGGGCCGAACTTTCTCGCGGGGTCGCGACCCTGCGCGATCCCAACGCGCGGGCCGACCCCGCGGGCGCGCGGCTGGCGGCATGGTCACTGGTGCACGGGTTTTCGATGCTGTGGCTTAACGATGCGGTCAATCCCCAAGTCAGACAGGACGATCCGATGGATACCGTGATGCGGATCGCGACAATGCTGTTCGACGGGTAA
- a CDS encoding antitoxin: protein MKTLYLRNVPDDVVERLERLAKRDKTSVSAVAVRELAEASRRADNPALLGELPDLNVSVAELVDDIDAERAGR, encoded by the coding sequence ATGAAGACCTTGTACCTGCGCAACGTTCCCGACGACGTCGTGGAACGACTGGAACGCCTCGCCAAACGTGACAAGACCTCGGTATCAGCGGTGGCAGTGCGTGAGCTCGCCGAGGCTTCTCGCCGTGCCGATAACCCTGCGCTTCTCGGGGAGCTGCCTGACCTCAACGTCAGCGTTGCCGAGCTGGTCGACGACATCGACGCCGAGCGCGCCGGTCGATGA
- a CDS encoding type II toxin-antitoxin system VapC family toxin has product MIVVDASAALAALLNDGRARHLIGTEHLHAPHLIDSEIASGLRRQVRRDQLNAADGWNALRTWRRLAVTRYPIHGLFERIWEIRENFSAYDATYVALAEALDCALVTADTRLSQASQAQCTITVVPR; this is encoded by the coding sequence ATGATCGTGGTTGACGCGTCAGCCGCACTGGCCGCGCTGCTCAACGATGGTCGAGCGCGCCACTTGATAGGCACCGAACACCTACATGCTCCGCATCTCATCGATTCGGAAATCGCAAGCGGGCTGCGCCGACAAGTCCGGAGAGACCAGCTGAACGCCGCCGACGGATGGAACGCCCTACGAACGTGGCGCCGCCTGGCCGTCACTCGCTATCCCATACATGGCCTCTTCGAGCGCATTTGGGAAATCCGGGAGAACTTTTCGGCATACGACGCCACCTACGTCGCCCTGGCGGAAGCCCTCGACTGCGCGCTAGTCACAGCGGACACACGGCTAAGCCAAGCCAGCCAAGCTCAGTGCACGATCACCGTCGTTCCTAGATAG
- a CDS encoding DHA2 family efflux MFS transporter permease subunit: MLTNAMEKARPTAADTAPPTAPAQQPGVQVYPDRLDAALLRISGVCILATVMAILDVTVVSVAQRTFIAQFGSTQAVVAWTMTGYTLALATVIPITGWAADRFGTKRLFMGSVLAFTLGSLLCVVASNILQLIVFRVVQGIGGGMLLPLGFMILTREAGPRRLGRLMSILSIPMLLAPIGGPILGGWLIDTSSWRWIFLINLPIGLVTVVLAAIVFPRDHPARSETFDVVGVLLLSPGLAAFLFAVSSVPRCGTVFDRRVLVPAAIGLALIAAFAVHAKRRADHPLIDLRLFQNKVVTHANVTMLLFATAFFGAGLLLPSYFQQVQHQTPMQAGVYMIPQGLGAMLTMRLTGPLVDRQGPGKIVLVGIALITAGLGAFAFGVARQAGYLPTLLVGLAVMGLGMGCTMMPLSVASVQALAAHQIARGTTLMSVSHQVGGSMGTALMSMILTNQFNRSENISAANKLASLQQKAASSGVPVDQSAIPRQSLAPSFWADVLHDLSHAYTAVFAIAVVLVVLTVIPASFLPKKPASQTATE; this comes from the coding sequence ATGCTAACCAACGCCATGGAAAAGGCCCGTCCGACAGCCGCCGATACCGCGCCGCCCACCGCCCCCGCACAGCAGCCGGGCGTGCAGGTCTATCCGGACAGGCTGGACGCCGCACTCTTGCGGATCTCCGGCGTGTGCATCCTGGCCACGGTGATGGCGATCCTGGATGTCACCGTCGTCAGCGTCGCGCAACGCACCTTCATCGCGCAGTTCGGGTCCACCCAGGCCGTCGTCGCATGGACGATGACCGGCTACACGCTCGCGTTGGCGACCGTGATCCCGATAACGGGCTGGGCGGCCGACCGGTTCGGCACCAAACGGCTCTTCATGGGCTCCGTGCTCGCCTTCACGCTCGGATCGTTACTGTGCGTGGTGGCGTCAAATATTCTGCAGCTCATCGTATTTCGGGTAGTGCAGGGCATCGGCGGCGGCATGCTGTTGCCGCTGGGATTCATGATCTTGACCCGCGAAGCGGGACCCCGGCGGCTCGGGCGGCTGATGTCGATCCTGAGCATCCCCATGCTGCTCGCCCCGATCGGTGGGCCCATTCTGGGCGGCTGGCTCATCGACACCTCCAGCTGGAGGTGGATCTTCTTGATCAACCTGCCGATCGGTCTCGTCACGGTCGTCCTCGCGGCGATCGTGTTCCCGAGAGATCACCCGGCACGGTCGGAAACCTTCGACGTCGTCGGCGTGCTGCTGCTCTCGCCCGGCCTGGCGGCGTTCCTGTTCGCGGTGTCGTCTGTCCCGCGCTGCGGGACGGTTTTCGATCGTCGCGTGTTGGTACCGGCGGCCATCGGCCTGGCGTTGATCGCCGCGTTCGCGGTGCATGCGAAGCGCCGCGCGGATCACCCGCTCATCGATCTGCGGCTGTTCCAGAACAAGGTGGTCACCCACGCCAACGTGACGATGCTGCTGTTCGCCACGGCCTTTTTCGGCGCGGGCCTGCTGCTCCCCAGCTACTTTCAGCAGGTGCAGCACCAGACGCCGATGCAAGCCGGCGTGTACATGATCCCGCAGGGACTCGGCGCCATGCTGACCATGCGGCTGACCGGACCGCTGGTGGACCGACAGGGACCGGGCAAGATCGTGTTGGTCGGCATCGCGCTGATCACGGCCGGCCTGGGCGCCTTCGCGTTCGGTGTGGCCAGGCAGGCGGGGTACCTGCCGACGCTGTTGGTGGGGCTGGCGGTCATGGGCCTGGGCATGGGCTGCACCATGATGCCGCTCTCCGTCGCGTCGGTGCAGGCGTTGGCCGCGCATCAGATCGCCCGCGGCACAACGCTGATGAGCGTCAGCCATCAGGTCGGCGGTTCGATGGGAACGGCGCTGATGTCGATGATCCTGACCAACCAGTTCAACCGTAGCGAGAACATTTCCGCGGCAAATAAACTCGCGTCGCTACAACAAAAGGCCGCCAGCAGCGGGGTGCCGGTCGACCAGTCCGCAATACCCCGGCAGTCACTTGCGCCCAGCTTCTGGGCGGATGTGCTGCACGACCTGTCGCACGCCTATACGGCGGTATTCGCGATCGCGGTCGTGTTGGTGGTGTTGACCGTCATCCCGGCGTCGTTTCTGCCGAAGAAACCGGCGAGCCAAACGGCCACCGAATAG
- a CDS encoding cytochrome P450, with translation MTLAGALSGIDFTDLDNFANGFPHDLFAVHRREAPVYWHEPTANTPDGEGFWSVATYAETLAVLRDPVTYSSVSGGGRPFGGTLLQDLTIAGQVLNMMDDPRHAQIRRLVSSGLTPRMIRLVEDDLRTRARRLLDAVVPGEPFDFLVDVAAELPMQMICILLGVPESERHWLFEAIEPQFDFGGSRKAKLSQLSLEEAGSRMYAYGQQLIASKRAEPTDDMLSVVTNATLDDADAPALSDLELYLFFSLLFSAGAETTRNAVAGGLLALADHPEQLHALRDDFGALPTAVEEMVRWTSPSPSKRRTATRDVALGGRSIEAGQKVQIWEGSANRDASVFDRADEFDITRKPNPHLGFGQGVHYCLGANLARLELRVLFEELLSRFGAVRVVRPVEWTRSNRHTGIRHLVVELR, from the coding sequence GTGACTCTCGCCGGCGCGCTCTCGGGGATCGACTTCACCGATCTGGACAATTTCGCCAACGGATTTCCGCACGACTTGTTCGCCGTCCACCGGCGAGAGGCGCCGGTGTACTGGCACGAGCCGACCGCCAACACCCCCGACGGCGAGGGCTTCTGGTCGGTCGCCACGTACGCGGAAACGCTTGCGGTGCTAAGGGATCCGGTGACGTACTCGTCGGTGTCCGGAGGTGGGCGACCTTTCGGTGGCACGCTGTTGCAGGACCTGACCATCGCGGGTCAGGTGCTCAACATGATGGACGACCCGCGGCATGCGCAGATTCGGCGACTCGTCAGCTCCGGGCTGACACCGCGGATGATCCGCCTGGTCGAGGACGATCTGCGGACCCGGGCGCGTCGGCTGCTGGACGCGGTGGTGCCGGGCGAACCGTTCGACTTCCTCGTTGACGTGGCCGCCGAGCTGCCGATGCAGATGATCTGCATCCTGCTGGGAGTGCCGGAATCCGAACGACATTGGCTATTCGAGGCCATCGAGCCGCAGTTCGACTTCGGCGGCTCGCGCAAGGCTAAATTGTCGCAGCTGTCGCTAGAGGAGGCCGGGTCGCGGATGTACGCCTATGGCCAGCAGTTGATCGCGTCCAAGCGCGCCGAGCCGACCGACGACATGTTGTCCGTAGTTACCAATGCGACGCTCGATGACGCCGACGCGCCGGCCCTGTCGGATCTCGAGCTGTATCTGTTCTTCAGTCTGCTGTTCAGCGCCGGCGCCGAGACGACGCGCAACGCGGTCGCCGGCGGGCTGCTGGCGCTGGCCGACCATCCCGAGCAATTGCATGCGCTGCGTGACGATTTCGGCGCGCTGCCGACGGCGGTCGAGGAGATGGTGCGGTGGACGTCGCCGTCACCGTCGAAGCGACGCACCGCTACTCGCGACGTCGCGCTCGGCGGACGGTCGATCGAGGCGGGGCAGAAGGTACAGATCTGGGAGGGCTCGGCCAACCGCGATGCCAGTGTGTTCGACCGCGCCGACGAGTTCGACATCACCCGTAAACCCAATCCGCACTTGGGATTTGGCCAGGGCGTGCATTACTGCCTGGGTGCCAACCTGGCCCGGCTGGAATTGCGCGTGCTGTTCGAGGAATTGCTGTCGCGCTTCGGCGCGGTCCGTGTTGTGCGGCCCGTCGAATGGACCCGCAGCAACCGGCATACCGGCATCCGGCACCTGGTCGTTGAACTGCGCTGA
- a CDS encoding DUF2334 domain-containing protein has protein sequence MSGKLIVSVSGIGERTLADVEEFCAQMDARKVPVSLLVAPRLSGDYRLDRDPHTVEWLTARRAGGDAIVLHGYDDPATKKRRGEFAILRAHEANLRLMAADRVLEHLGLRTRLFAAPGWVVSPGVVKALPANGFRLLADLHGITDLVRHTTVRTRVLGIGEGFLTEPWWCRMVVLSAERIARRGGIVRVAVAARQLRKPGPLQAMLDAVDLASMHGCTPTVYRWRPDRAILDAA, from the coding sequence GTGTCTGGAAAATTGATCGTCTCGGTGTCGGGGATAGGCGAACGTACCCTGGCCGACGTCGAGGAGTTCTGCGCGCAGATGGACGCGCGCAAGGTGCCGGTGTCGTTGCTGGTCGCTCCCCGGCTGTCCGGTGACTACCGGCTCGACCGCGACCCACACACCGTCGAGTGGCTGACGGCCCGCCGGGCCGGCGGCGACGCCATCGTGCTGCACGGCTACGACGATCCGGCCACCAAGAAGCGGCGCGGCGAGTTCGCGATCTTGCGCGCACACGAAGCCAACCTGCGGCTGATGGCCGCCGACCGCGTCCTCGAGCACCTCGGGCTGCGCACCCGGCTATTCGCAGCACCGGGCTGGGTGGTGTCACCGGGCGTCGTCAAGGCGTTGCCGGCCAACGGCTTTCGGTTGCTCGCCGACCTGCACGGGATCACCGACCTGGTCCGGCACACCACCGTCCGCACCCGAGTGCTGGGCATCGGGGAAGGCTTCCTGACCGAGCCGTGGTGGTGCCGCATGGTTGTGCTGTCCGCCGAGCGGATCGCCCGCCGCGGCGGCATCGTGCGGGTCGCCGTGGCCGCCCGTCAATTGCGCAAGCCCGGCCCGCTGCAGGCGATGCTGGACGCCGTCGACCTGGCTTCCATGCACGGCTGCACACCGACGGTGTACCGGTGGCGGCCCGACAGGGCGATCCTCGACGCCGCCTGA
- a CDS encoding DoxX family protein: protein MAPLITLLVGTIAARCIGWLGVGYVNSWPAALAVGLAAMFVLTGFAHFALPLRRDLIAIVPPRLPAPGLLVTLTGLLELLGAVGLLVPATRVAAAICLLLMMLAMFPANVYASRMPNPPKSMTTRLPLRTAIEVVFLAAAIAVAVGSG, encoded by the coding sequence ATGGCTCCGTTGATTACCCTGCTGGTCGGCACCATCGCCGCTCGGTGCATCGGCTGGCTCGGCGTGGGTTATGTCAACAGCTGGCCCGCGGCGCTCGCCGTCGGGTTGGCGGCGATGTTCGTGCTGACCGGCTTCGCCCACTTCGCCCTGCCGCTGCGCCGCGACCTCATCGCGATCGTGCCGCCCCGATTGCCCGCCCCCGGCCTGCTGGTCACCCTCACCGGCCTCCTCGAACTCCTGGGCGCCGTGGGCTTGTTGGTTCCCGCAACCCGGGTGGCGGCGGCCATCTGCCTCCTGCTGATGATGCTGGCCATGTTCCCGGCCAACGTCTACGCCTCCCGGATGCCCAACCCGCCCAAGTCGATGACGACGCGGCTACCCCTGCGGACGGCGATCGAGGTCGTCTTCCTGGCCGCCGCCATAGCGGTCGCGGTCGGCAGCGGCTAG